The DNA window TTGTTCTGGATAGTGATGTGGGGCCGCCATCCGCCGCTGTCCTGTGCGCTTAATAGGCCGTGGAAGCCTTCGGCCAGCTCGTTGCGGACGAAATCCAGGTCGGGGGAGACGATACGGTATGCGACACCGCCGCCGAGATTCATCAGCCCTTCGATGGTGGCGCGCGGCACCCGCCTGCGAACCGCATCGGCAAGGCGGGAGCGGACTTCCGGCTCGGCCGACGGCGGCAGCGCGTGAAACATGGTGAGGTGCGCTGGAACGAAATTGCGTTCCGGCGGGAAATGCGCACGGCGCAGGCCTTCGAGCCAGGAGAAGTCGCCCGCCGCAATCTCGGCAGTGACGATCAGCGCGCCGGCCACTTGTCCCGCTCGAGCGCTTGAAGCTGGTCGAGGTCGCCTTCGGTCGACAATTTGCCATCATCCATGTGGGCGTCGCTCCATGGTAGCCGGCGCAGCGTCTCACCCACCCCTGCGACGCCGCCCTGCGAGACGACGACATAGTTGAGCTTGCCGCTCCCGCAGCCCGCCATCGCATCGACGCAGCGACCGACATCCTGTCCGCGCACAACGACCGGAGCGCTGGTCAGCAATGACACAGGGAACAAGGTTTCGCCCGGGGCGCGAACGCTTGCCTTAGCAGCGGCATGAGCCCCCTCCTCCACTCGTGCCTGGCGGCCAAGCCATCTCCAGACGCCGAACAGGTCAACGAACAGCAGGACGGCGTTCGTCCACAGCAAGGCAGGCTGGTCCGTCAGCACCCCGACCGCGATCCAGCAGATCGCGCCGACCGTGAAGACCGCAAAGCCGTAGCCGGTCACGCGCGAGCCGAGGTTCGCCGCGGTCATCAGCGCCGCAATGATGGTGAGCCC is part of the Sphingomicrobium sp. genome and encodes:
- a CDS encoding 2'-5' RNA ligase family protein translates to MAGALIVTAEIAAGDFSWLEGLRRAHFPPERNFVPAHLTMFHALPPSAEPEVRSRLADAVRRRVPRATIEGLMNLGGGVAYRIVSPDLDFVRNELAEGFHGLLSAQDSGGWRPHITIQNKVAPKVARALLEKMQREFSPRPLGIAGLALHRYLDGPWEALARYPFRP
- a CDS encoding PRC-barrel domain containing protein → MADIFSWAATGLTIIAALMTAANLGSRVTGYGFAVFTVGAICWIAVGVLTDQPALLWTNAVLLFVDLFGVWRWLGRQARVEEGAHAAAKASVRAPGETLFPVSLLTSAPVVVRGQDVGRCVDAMAGCGSGKLNYVVVSQGGVAGVGETLRRLPWSDAHMDDGKLSTEGDLDQLQALERDKWPAR